One genomic segment of Paenibacillus durus includes these proteins:
- a CDS encoding MarR family winged helix-turn-helix transcriptional regulator: MDNKNVAPSNKLNSGSRSLGQLIMQLRRLERQPLHFGAAGPLTPSEIHTIEAIGSEGGVLMSELAARLGITKGAVTQLITRLEAKELVKRSPHPNDSRGVLISLTEQGMEAYAAHEEVHLRFYDQLRSQLTDQEIEIFEKCIEKLNHFLRN; encoded by the coding sequence ATGGATAATAAAAATGTTGCTCCGTCTAATAAACTAAATAGCGGAAGTCGTAGTCTGGGCCAATTGATCATGCAGCTTCGGCGGCTTGAGCGCCAGCCTCTTCACTTTGGAGCAGCAGGACCTTTAACGCCCAGTGAAATTCATACGATTGAAGCCATCGGCTCCGAGGGGGGCGTGCTCATGAGCGAGCTCGCAGCACGCCTGGGAATTACAAAAGGCGCTGTCACGCAGCTTATCACACGCCTGGAAGCTAAAGAACTTGTCAAGCGTTCGCCGCATCCGAATGATTCAAGGGGCGTCTTGATTTCACTAACCGAACAAGGGATGGAGGCTTATGCAGCCCATGAAGAAGTGCATCTCCGATTCTACGATCAGCTTCGTTCTCAATTAACCGATCAGGAAATTGAAATATTTGAGAAATGCATAGAAAAGTTAAATCATTTCTTGCGGAACTAA
- a CDS encoding sensor histidine kinase, translating to MRKTEQQLNQRFIQTGYKAENDGWLAPRVSIIIWVILVYGATMFWQLSAASLMIGSLFFTVAILVHIVLHWHAGTVAAARPWLYFVIQGFLVYACAFLMPNGYPAALIGLFPVLIGQSIGIYYKRAKVIMISLYYFALFCIAVVHEGTPGELTVLIPVLVLMMVVVIAYAVLFFEQVNARIRAQTFLGELELAHRKVEELTLANERQRMARDLHDTLAQGLAGLIMRLEAVDAHLTAGNSDRARQIVGQSMIHARRALSDARQAIDNLRSKSGFVIDFTEAVHDEVRRFTDATGIHIHLDIDVKASLSRLLVEHSLHIMSEGLTNVARHAQANNVWVTVRVDSEHLVIKIRDDGKGFSTELIGRQSGHYGLIGIRERVRLIGGTIAIASNHQGTNIQIEAPAVKGDPL from the coding sequence GTGAGGAAGACGGAGCAGCAGCTAAATCAACGATTCATTCAAACCGGATACAAGGCCGAGAACGACGGCTGGCTCGCTCCCAGGGTGTCTATCATCATATGGGTTATTCTGGTGTACGGAGCGACGATGTTTTGGCAGCTGAGCGCTGCTTCACTTATGATCGGAAGCCTGTTTTTTACCGTTGCCATACTGGTGCATATTGTATTACACTGGCATGCCGGTACTGTTGCCGCCGCCAGACCATGGCTTTATTTCGTGATTCAGGGGTTTCTCGTGTATGCTTGCGCGTTTCTTATGCCGAACGGTTATCCGGCGGCGCTGATCGGTTTATTTCCAGTGCTGATAGGACAAAGCATAGGCATTTATTATAAGCGGGCTAAAGTGATAATGATTTCGTTATATTACTTTGCTTTGTTCTGTATCGCCGTGGTCCATGAGGGTACTCCTGGAGAACTTACCGTATTGATTCCCGTCCTCGTTCTCATGATGGTTGTTGTCATCGCGTACGCCGTTCTTTTCTTCGAGCAGGTAAATGCCCGAATTCGCGCGCAAACGTTCCTGGGTGAGCTTGAGCTTGCTCATCGGAAGGTGGAGGAGCTGACACTGGCGAACGAACGTCAACGGATGGCCCGCGATTTGCATGATACGCTGGCGCAAGGCCTTGCGGGACTTATTATGCGGCTTGAGGCGGTAGACGCCCATTTGACGGCAGGAAATTCGGATCGGGCACGGCAAATTGTCGGACAATCGATGATTCATGCGCGACGGGCGCTTTCGGATGCGCGGCAGGCTATCGACAACCTGCGTTCCAAATCCGGCTTTGTCATCGACTTCACTGAGGCAGTGCACGATGAGGTCCGGCGTTTTACTGACGCCACAGGCATTCACATACATTTGGATATCGACGTTAAAGCTTCCTTATCCAGATTGCTTGTCGAGCATAGCTTGCATATCATGAGCGAAGGTTTGACCAACGTGGCAAGGCATGCGCAGGCGAACAACGTATGGGTGACGGTTAGAGTCGACAGCGAGCATCTGGTTATCAAGATCAGGGATGACGGGAAGGGGTTCAGTACGGAGCTGATTGGCAGACAGTCCGGACACTACGGGTTAATCGGCATCCGGGAACGCGTCCGCTTGATCGGGGGAACGATTGCCATTGCCAGCAACCATCAAGGGACAAATATCCAAATCGAAGCGCCGGCTGTTAAAGGAGATCCGCTATGA
- a CDS encoding response regulator, whose amino-acid sequence MIHKVLIVDDHLIVREGLKLILETNEAYQVIGEAEDGETALRLAEQLSPDAILMDLNLPGMSGLEAIASLRERQPEIPVIILTTYNEDDLMKKGLALGAKGYLLKDTGRDDLFRTIEAAIRGETLLQSEVTARVFAAQASHPDPAVRFEKPVLTDKERMVLQAVARGFRSKEIAFDMGISERTVKAHLTNIYNKLGVDSRSQAVAVAVELGLLYL is encoded by the coding sequence ATGATACATAAAGTGCTTATTGTCGATGACCACCTGATCGTTAGAGAAGGGTTGAAGCTCATTCTGGAGACGAACGAAGCTTATCAAGTAATCGGAGAAGCTGAGGATGGCGAGACTGCTCTGCGTTTGGCGGAGCAATTGTCTCCGGATGCGATTCTGATGGACCTGAACTTGCCCGGAATGAGCGGGCTGGAGGCAATCGCGTCGTTGAGAGAAAGGCAGCCCGAAATCCCTGTTATTATTCTCACCACGTATAACGAGGATGACCTGATGAAGAAGGGCCTGGCATTGGGAGCGAAAGGCTATCTATTGAAGGATACCGGCCGCGACGATTTATTCCGTACCATCGAGGCGGCCATAAGAGGAGAAACGCTGCTGCAGTCGGAAGTAACGGCGAGGGTGTTCGCTGCTCAAGCCAGCCATCCCGATCCAGCAGTACGATTCGAGAAGCCGGTTTTGACCGATAAGGAACGAATGGTTCTGCAAGCGGTCGCGCGAGGTTTCCGCAGCAAGGAGATTGCCTTTGACATGGGGATCTCGGAACGGACGGTGAAAGCGCACCTAACCAATATTTATAACAAGCTTGGCGTGGATTCCCGGTCGCAAGCGGTGGCCGTAGCGGTAGAACTCGGTCTTCTGTATCTTTGA
- a CDS encoding MMPL family transporter yields MAKYLYQLGKWAASRPFRVIAGGVTALVIAVVLGIGMGTSFSDDMSIPGTKSEQAMKILTQYFPSDETEGKTVQLLFKAPQGQTLESESVAKTIKAALGEIGKDPAVDSVAGPNVEGMMSPDRKIGSSIIIYKVKTSDVTESSKELVLENVERARDTGVQTEIGNGFESSEPGIGGTSEIIGIIAAYLILAFTFASFLAAGLPILTSVLGLGIGIMCIMIGSNFFNMSSVSLSLAVMLGLAVGIDYALFIISRYRQQLNKGFGVTESIGQANATAGSAVVFAGLTVIIALAGLSVVGIPFLTAMGLAAAVSVLIAIIIAILIVPAALGLAGKRISPARPNRLLRKRPRSGAVGKISNRWGRFVIRFPLPIAVIGVLILAIVSLPALHLNTGLPNDGTKSVKTTERRAYDLLTEWQGVGMHGPLVVVAQAADRVENPQAAIAKATERLNNLPNVAGVSPLIPSDSEQVAMITVIPKTGPADSKTKDLVNLIRDKAEGINTQDHVELMVTGSTAVDIDISAKLNQALPKFLLLIVGLAFVLLAVVFRSILVPLKAVLGYLLTITATLGFVVFVVQDGNWIHMFGIPEPGPVLNYLPILTAGILFGLAMDYEMFLVSRMREEYSHTGDASKAILEGIGNSGAVVTSAGFIMIAVFAGFIFAEDPVIKAMGISLSFGILFDAFVVRLAIVPAVMRLLGRSAWYLPKWLGRIIPNVDVEGETVMKQLESEQRAG; encoded by the coding sequence ATGGCCAAATATTTGTATCAGCTCGGAAAGTGGGCGGCCAGCAGACCGTTCAGAGTTATTGCGGGAGGAGTGACGGCGCTTGTCATCGCAGTTGTGCTGGGGATCGGCATGGGTACTTCCTTCAGTGATGACATGTCCATCCCTGGTACGAAATCCGAACAGGCGATGAAAATACTAACTCAATATTTTCCATCCGATGAGACGGAAGGCAAAACGGTGCAGCTGTTATTTAAAGCGCCGCAAGGTCAGACACTGGAGTCCGAATCTGTCGCCAAAACGATTAAGGCTGCTCTTGGCGAAATCGGCAAAGACCCGGCGGTGGACTCTGTAGCAGGTCCCAACGTGGAGGGAATGATGAGTCCGGACCGTAAGATCGGCTCCTCCATCATTATCTATAAGGTGAAGACGTCCGATGTGACGGAGAGTTCCAAAGAGCTGGTCCTGGAAAACGTAGAACGTGCCCGTGACACAGGCGTTCAAACAGAAATAGGAAACGGCTTTGAATCTTCCGAGCCAGGGATCGGAGGCACCTCCGAAATCATCGGCATCATCGCCGCATATCTGATCCTCGCCTTTACATTCGCGTCTTTTCTCGCGGCGGGGCTCCCTATTCTGACCTCGGTATTGGGACTTGGAATCGGCATCATGTGCATTATGATCGGCTCGAACTTTTTCAATATGTCATCTGTATCCCTGTCGCTTGCCGTTATGCTCGGTCTTGCGGTTGGCATCGATTATGCTCTGTTCATCATATCCAGGTATCGGCAGCAGCTCAACAAAGGATTTGGCGTTACGGAATCGATTGGACAAGCGAACGCAACAGCGGGCAGCGCCGTCGTATTCGCCGGTCTGACTGTCATTATCGCGCTTGCCGGTCTGTCCGTCGTCGGGATTCCTTTTCTGACCGCGATGGGATTGGCTGCGGCGGTCAGTGTTCTGATCGCCATTATCATTGCCATTCTTATCGTTCCTGCCGCGCTCGGACTTGCGGGCAAGCGAATCAGCCCCGCCCGCCCGAACCGTCTCTTACGCAAACGGCCCCGCTCCGGCGCTGTCGGAAAAATTTCGAACCGCTGGGGACGTTTTGTCATTAGGTTTCCTTTACCGATTGCGGTTATCGGGGTGTTGATTCTGGCGATTGTAAGCCTCCCGGCTCTGCATCTGAATACCGGCCTTCCGAACGACGGAACCAAGTCGGTGAAGACGACGGAGCGGCGCGCCTATGATTTGCTTACCGAGTGGCAAGGTGTCGGCATGCACGGTCCGCTTGTTGTCGTGGCGCAAGCAGCTGATCGGGTGGAGAATCCGCAAGCGGCAATCGCCAAGGCGACGGAAAGATTAAACAACTTGCCGAACGTGGCGGGCGTCAGCCCGCTGATCCCGAGCGATTCCGAGCAAGTGGCGATGATTACCGTTATACCCAAAACGGGTCCCGCCGATTCCAAGACGAAGGATTTGGTGAATTTGATTCGGGACAAAGCGGAAGGAATTAATACGCAGGATCACGTCGAGCTCATGGTGACCGGGAGCACAGCGGTGGACATCGATATATCCGCCAAGCTGAATCAGGCTTTGCCGAAATTCCTGTTGCTGATTGTGGGCCTTGCCTTTGTTCTGCTAGCTGTCGTATTCCGGTCCATTCTTGTGCCGCTTAAAGCGGTGCTCGGGTATCTTCTGACCATTACCGCGACACTTGGATTCGTTGTGTTCGTTGTCCAGGACGGCAACTGGATTCACATGTTCGGAATTCCCGAACCCGGCCCTGTCTTGAATTATTTACCGATCTTGACGGCGGGAATATTGTTCGGCTTGGCCATGGATTATGAGATGTTCCTCGTAAGCCGCATGCGCGAAGAATATTCCCATACAGGCGATGCAAGCAAGGCTATTTTGGAAGGAATCGGCAACAGCGGAGCTGTCGTGACATCGGCTGGGTTCATAATGATTGCCGTCTTTGCCGGCTTTATTTTTGCCGAAGATCCGGTTATCAAAGCGATGGGCATTTCACTTTCATTCGGGATCCTGTTCGACGCCTTCGTCGTAAGGCTGGCGATCGTTCCCGCTGTAATGAGACTGCTCGGCCGATCTGCTTGGTACTTGCCGAAGTGGCTGGGCCGTATCATACCGAACGTCGATGTCGAAGGCGAAACGGTTATGAAGCAATTGGAATCGGAGCAACGGGCCG